In the genome of Myxococcales bacterium, one region contains:
- a CDS encoding SUMF1/EgtB/PvdO family nonheme iron enzyme: MLRLRLAGLLCGALGVTGCFPEYKVEEGGPGGTSALIPAANATFGYNYNGVDAFSVEFTHDFRLDQYEVSVRRYRDWVESGLQMPCDKCSLDPGGPYEQQMIWDSAWNTLAAEPHYNRTNGAHPDCFTPEPFGLEKTTWDLGQAHDSQDLPMTCVSWFQAAAFCAWDGKRLPTEAEWVFAANNHGTTKTAFPWGDAEPNCEQAIVKDCGTLIPLQVGAAWNGVTVDGVVDLVGNVFEWVWDQPWVAPFPNKTANYAGPPGVLGSAAENVKRARHGGAFIDPKGEWRLRNETTETEFSAGDFYGDAGFRCAETAK; encoded by the coding sequence CACGAGCGCGCTGATCCCGGCAGCGAACGCGACCTTCGGCTACAACTACAACGGCGTCGACGCCTTCAGCGTCGAGTTCACCCACGACTTTCGCCTCGATCAGTACGAGGTCTCGGTGCGGCGTTATCGCGACTGGGTGGAGTCGGGCCTGCAGATGCCGTGTGACAAGTGCAGTCTGGATCCAGGCGGCCCCTACGAGCAGCAGATGATCTGGGACTCGGCGTGGAACACGCTGGCGGCAGAACCGCATTACAACCGGACGAACGGAGCACACCCCGACTGCTTCACGCCGGAACCGTTCGGCCTGGAAAAAACCACCTGGGACCTGGGCCAGGCGCACGACTCACAAGACCTGCCGATGACGTGTGTGTCGTGGTTCCAGGCGGCGGCCTTCTGCGCGTGGGACGGCAAGCGCCTGCCGACGGAGGCCGAGTGGGTGTTCGCCGCGAACAACCACGGCACCACGAAGACGGCATTCCCGTGGGGCGATGCGGAACCAAACTGCGAGCAAGCGATCGTCAAGGACTGTGGAACCTTGATCCCACTCCAGGTCGGCGCCGCCTGGAATGGCGTAACGGTGGACGGCGTCGTCGATCTCGTCGGGAACGTGTTCGAGTGGGTGTGGGATCAGCCGTGGGTGGCGCCGTTTCCGAACAAGACCGCCAACTACGCGGGGCCACCTGGAGTGCTCGGCAGCGCTGCGGAAAACGTGAAGCGGGCCCGCCACGGCGGAGCCTTCATCGATCCAAAAGGTGAGTGGCGACTCCGAAACGAAACCACCGAGACCGAGTTCTCGGCGGGCGACTTCTACGGTGACGCCGGCTTCCGCTGTGCAGAGACCGCGAAGTGA
- a CDS encoding DedA family protein, whose amino-acid sequence MTIESSFIPFPSEVVMIPAGFLAARGELSFGSPMLDATVAVVAGIGGSLAGAYVNYFLFARLGTPFLEKYGKYFFLPKPKLDRAEEIFRRYGAGATFVCRLLPAIRQLISIPAGLSRMNLKSFTLWTGLGAGIWVTILTGIGYYFGSTTAAMSYVDLVHNGTAMVKKNLPFLIPACLIFFGAYVLLSNRIMRKSEAS is encoded by the coding sequence ATGACGATCGAGAGCTCCTTCATCCCGTTCCCCAGCGAGGTCGTGATGATCCCCGCCGGGTTCTTGGCTGCCCGGGGTGAGCTGTCGTTCGGCTCTCCGATGCTCGACGCGACGGTCGCGGTCGTCGCAGGCATCGGCGGCTCTCTGGCAGGCGCCTACGTGAACTACTTCCTGTTCGCGCGATTGGGCACGCCGTTCCTGGAGAAGTACGGCAAGTACTTCTTCCTGCCGAAGCCAAAGCTGGATCGCGCCGAAGAGATATTTCGACGTTACGGCGCCGGCGCGACGTTCGTGTGTCGCCTGCTGCCGGCGATCCGGCAGTTGATTTCGATCCCGGCGGGCCTCTCGCGCATGAACCTAAAGAGTTTCACGCTCTGGACCGGGCTCGGCGCAGGGATCTGGGTGACCATCCTGACCGGGATCGGCTACTACTTCGGCTCGACCACTGCGGCGATGAGCTACGTCGACCTCGTCCATAATGGCACGGCAATGGTCAAGAAGAACCTGCCCTTCCTGATCCCAGCTTGCCTCATCTTCTTTGGCGCCTACGTGCTGCTCTCGAACCGCATCATGCGCAAGAGCGAAGCCAGCTGA